Within the Apium graveolens cultivar Ventura unplaced genomic scaffold, ASM990537v1 ctg2461, whole genome shotgun sequence genome, the region CCCCAAGATAATAATTAAATCCATTTCTtgtattattattaaaattaattaattaatttaattttatttaattttagaaacacaaaataaataaataaataaattagaaaatggTAGAAGAGGAGGAGAGAGAAGAAAAAGGAAAGACAAGAAACAAAGAACAACAAGAACGCGTTTTCACAAAGAACAATCACTGTTGAGTCTtccttctctctcttctctcacCACTTTCTCTCTCTACCCATCTTTACAATCACCACCAAAATTAGGGCTTGGGTTTGGGGTTTTTCAGCAAACCAAGCTCAATAAACACTCAAAATCTCGTCAAGATTCAATCTTTTTATATTTTCTTGGACCCTTTAAGGGTTTGAATAATGGGTCATTTCAAATTCTACAGCCCTCACAAACCCTTCAAGTTCTTGATTTTCTTTTGGGTTTTTGCTTCAGTTTTCGGGTCGGAGCTCTCTGGACCCGATTCGGATAAATCAGCTTTGTTGGAGATGAAAGCCTCTGTTTCTGACCCTACTGGAATGCTGTCCAGCTGGCAATCAGCAAGTGTTAATCACTGTTCTTGGTTTGGTGTTAGCTGTGATGCTAATTCTAGGGTTTTGGCTGTTAATGTTACTGGCGGTGGAGGTAATTCTGGTTCTTTTTCTTGTGATAAGTATGCTAAGTTTTCGATATATGGTTTCGGGATTAGAAGGGTTTGTAGTGGTAATAGTGTTGTGTTAAGTGGTAAGATTTCACCTGGTGTTGTTAAGTTAAGTGAGCTTAGGGTTTTGTCATTGCCTTTTAATGGGTTGAGTGGCGAAATTCCGGGGGGAATTTGGGGGATGGAGAAACTCGAGGTTCTTGATCTCGAGGGGAATTCGATTGGAGGGGTTTTGCCTAGTGATATTAAAGGGTTGAGGAATTTGAGGGTTCTTAATTTGGGGTTTAATGAGATTGTAGGGGAGATTCCGAGTTCGTTGTCGGGTTGTGGAGGATTACAAGTGTTGAATTTGGCAGGGAATCAGTTGAATGGGACAATTCCGGTGTTTTTGGGAAAGTTTGGGGATTTGAGAGGGGTTTATTTGTCGTTTAATAGGCTTAGTGGACAGATTCCTCCTGAGATTGGATTTAGCTGTCGGAAACTTGAGCATTTGGAGCTTGCGAGTAATTATCTTGTCGGAGGGATACCTAGCAGTTTGGGTAATTGTAGCATGCTGCAGTCACTTTTGCTATATTCGAATATTCTAGAAGAGGTAATTCCTATGGAACTTGGACAATTAAGTAAACTTCAAGTTTTGGATGTTTCAAGGAATAGTTTGAGTGGAATGATACCCCCTGAACTTGGAAAGTGTTCTGAGTTATCTGTTGTAGTGTTCTCAAACTTGTGGGATCCTCTTAGTGGCGGTGCTGAGTCAGAATCTGATTTGTCGCCGACCTCTGGTCATATGGAATTTAACTTTTTTCAAGGAACAATTCCCACAGGACTTGTTACTCTTCCGAAGCTCAAGGTATTATGGGCACCAAGAGCCACTTTGGAAGGAAAACTTCCCAGTGATTGGGGTACTTGCAACAGCCTGGAAATGGTGAATTTGGCCGAAAATTATTTCATGGGAGAAATTCCTGTTGGTCTAACCAGATGCAAGGGCTTGTACTTTCTTGATTTGAGTTCAAATAGGCTGACAGGGGGCCTTGTCGGGAGTCTTCAAGTTCCTTGTATGACCCTGTTCGATGTCAGCAGTAATTTTCTGTCCGGTTCTATGCCCTTGTTCAATTCTAGTGCCTGTCCTCTTATTCCTTCAATAAGCCATAAGTCTTTTGAACCCTACACTCCCTCAACTGCATATGTTTCATTTTTAGCATATGGAGCTCGAAATGCAACTTCATTCCCATCATTTGGAGATGTTGGTAATCTTGCAATCTTGCACAACTTCGGTGGCAACAACTTTACTGGTGGATTCTCTTCGGTACCAATTTCGCGAGAGAGATTAGGTTCACATACTGTTTATGCATTTCTAGCTGGCCAAAACAAGATGAGTGGACCAATTCCGGGTGGATTATTTGGGAAGTGTGAAATGTTGAAGGGCTTTATTGTTAATGTCAGTGGAAATGAATTATCTGGTCAATTTCCTCCACAAATTGGTTCAATGTGCAGGTCTCTCATACATTTGGATACCTCTAGAAATCAGATTGCTGGAGCAATTCCTAATTTTGGAGGTTTGGTTTCTCTTGTTGCTTTAAATTTGAGTTGGAATCGTTTACAAGGTGCGGTTCCTGCCAGTCTTGGTCAGATCAGTAATCTTAAATCTATTTCTTTAGCCGGAAATAACCTTACTGGCCCTGTACCTGCGAGCTTATGGAAGCTGCAGTCTTTAGAAGTGCTTGATGTTTCTTCGAACTCTCTCTCTGGGGAGATTCCAGACACTGTTGTGCATTTGACCAACCTCACCACTCTGCTGCTTAACAACAATAAATTCTCTGGTCAGCTTCCCCCTGGTTTGGCAAATGTGACTACACTTTCAGTGTTCAACGTGTCTTTTAATAACCTATCCGGGCCGGTCCCCCTAAATAGTAACTCAATTAAATGTAATGATCTCGTTGGGAACCCATTTCTGCAGCCCTGCCGCGTGTACTCTTTGTCAGGATCATCTTCAGATCAACAAGGAGGGAATTTCGAAAATGATGCTGCTTCCCCTTCTGTGAGCGAAAACAGCAAAAAGAGTAGCAATAATGGTTTCAATTCGATCGAGATTGCATCCATAACATCTGCATCAGCTATTGTATCAGTTCTGCTTGCTCTAATTGTCCTGTTCTTTTACACCCGAAAGTGGCATCCAAAGTCCAGGGTTGGGGGGTCTATCAGAAAGGAAGTTACTGTATTCACTGATATAGGGGTTCCTTTATCCTTTGAGAATGTAGTGCGTGCCACAGGAAGTTTTAATGCTAGTAATTGCATAGGGAATGGAGGTTTTGGAGCAACCTACAAAGCTGAAATTTCCCCGGGCGTCTTGGTTGCTATAAAACGGCTTTCAGTTGGACGGTTCCAAGGAGTCCAGCAGTTTGATGCAGAAATCAAAACGCTTGGCAGATTGCGCCATCCTAATCTCGTTACCCTAATTGGCTATCATGCAAGTGAGACAGAGATGTTTCTGATTTATAATTATCTACCTGGAGGTAATCTGGAGAAATTTATTCAGGAAAGATCTACAAGAGCAGTGGATTGGAGGATACTTCACAAGATTGCTTTGGACATAGCACGGGCGCTGGCATATCTGCATGATCAATGCGTGCCACGTGTTCTACATCGTGATGTAAAGCCTAGCAATATATTGTTGGATGAAGACTTCAATGCTTATTTGTCCGACTTTGGATTAGCTAGACTCCTTGGAACATCAGAGACCCATGCTACTACTGGCGTTGCTGGGACTTTTGGATATGTAGCTCCCGAGTACGCAATGACTTGTCGTGTTTCTGACAAGGCTGATGTCTATAGTTATGGAGTGGTGCTACTTGAGTTAATTTCGGACAAAAAAGCCTTAGATCCCTCATTTTCTTCATATGGTAACGGTTTCAACATTGTTGCTTGGGCATGTATGCTTTTGCGGCAAGGACGTGCCAAAGAATTCTTCACAGCAGGATTATGGGATGCAGGTCCGCATGATGATCTGGTTGAAGTGTTACACCTGGCAGTTGTATGCACTGTCGAAACTTTGTCTACGAGGCCAACTATGAAGCAAGTTGTTCGGCGGCTGAAGCAACTTCAACCGGCGTCATGTTAGCAAGATAGGAGCAACCAGCTGATGACATAGTGATTAGTAGGATCTAAGCACAGCCAGCAACTGTAtgttttaaatattaatataatcaGCTGATGGGCATATGTGAAGCAATTGTGTAggctttttatttatttatttttttggttAATGAATGTTTGAAATATTGAAATAATCATGTAGAGTTGTATTGTTTCATAATATCAGATTTAACTTGATCCACAGTTATAGATTGTCCAACAAGCATATTACTTTTGTGCTTCTTTTTTTTTTGGTTCGTAGTTAGCTCGTGTTGTTTCTGTCGGGTGAATAGCTTGGATTGATCATGATTGTGTCTTGGCTTGATTCGCCTCCAAATCAGTTGTACTAGATTTCGGTTTTGTCGGGGCATCTAACTGATTTAGAATCAGTCAAATACTGATATCTAGCTTCAATTCTCTACTGATTAATGGAAGAAACAGTCGGGGATGCTTTATTTTTGGTAAATTTATTTCGATATTACTATTTCTGGTAAATTTTTTGATTCAGTTTAGCACTCCTTGTGAATTTGTAGTGTTTGTGCATCCAGCTATACAATATTTATCTGGAGTTGCCCCTCGTGTTGCTGTGTTCCCTGTGTTCCAGTCTTTAAACACTCGAGCCTGATAAGTTTTCGTTATCGTTGCTCATTTGAATAGTTAGTACATTATTTATCTCGCTGAATGGAAATTATACTTGCATGCTCTGCAAACTCCCGTCGGACAAATTTAGTTATCATTTGTTCTATGGTTAAGGATTTTGTTTGATTTTCAGCAGCTGCTGCTGATTTAGGCCGTATGAATATGTATTCGCTGGGTTAAGTATTTGGTGGCTAACCGGAATATTTTTAGATAACATTTCTGATAAATTACGGTATATTTCATCTAGGCTAAATGGACAAAGGAACTCAAGAAGCACCATACCATATGTTTCTTCTGCTACCTTAAATTTCTCCATTCCTTTGCATAATAGTCATCGTCTTACTGTATAATTCTCAGTCATTCCTGGGAAACTTCCAGGCAGTGCTAGATGTAGATGGTCAAGAACTACAAGCCGGTGCAAAGTACAAGATGCACAGGGTGGAGGATATGGCGGTGGCCTTGGCCTCTAGACGGGTGGAGGATATGGCGGTGGCCTTGGCCTCTAGACGGGCCTACCGGTAAGTGTTTACCagtaaaataaaaaaatggaTGCCAATTTAAGTTTGTCTAATGATATGAATATTGTGTAGAAGAGTAGAAAGAACAAAAAAGACTCCCAAAATTTTCAGCCAGAACATGTCAGTGATGTTGTAGATATGCTAACTTCATCTTTGATGGGCCTTCCAAGTCCACCAACGTGCTGGAAATGATACTTGAATCAATGAGTTCTTAAACCAGAGCTATCTTAATAGCAACAGGGCCTTGCACTTTTTTTTTTCTGGGCATACACATTAAGCACCTAAAATTTACAGGTGTGACTCATTTTAATTGGCTTTGAATTTTAATGATGATTGGCTTCTGCTTTTACAAAGTCTACCCTATTCCAAATGAaccaaatttataaattttagtaCTTAGAATGAGCTCACTGGACAAATATTTTCTCTGTCCCTTTTCATTGTCACATTTAATTCTGAACGGTCAAATTAACCAAATTTTAacgaaaatttattaaaatttttataattgaataaaataaaaaaatatatataattggaAAATGTATTcaatctactttaatatataatttttaaaattttaaactaatataagagtaatttatatttttttggCAAAAAATTGATCATTTTGAAGAATAAAAAACATTTTTGATGAAAATTGTTTAATTTGAACAATGGAAAAAAAATGCAGACAAGGGTTTATAAAAAAACCCTTTCTTGAAATGAGTTGCCCTTGCATGGGAGCTGCATAGTTTTCGGTTCTCGGTTTATAAAAAAACCCTTTCTTGAAATGAGTTGCCCTTGCATCTTTAATTGAGACCTATATACAGTTAGTTACAGGGAGCTGCATAGTTTTCGGTTCTCACCGAGCATTATTCTGTTGAGTCATGCATGATTATGCTCAATAAAAAGTGAAGTGCTTCTTATAAAAATTCTGCACACTGCACGTTCCGATATCGAGGTGGGAATTAGGGCTCGGCTTGAATttgattaaaaaaatttaaatccGGACTCGATATTGAGTTTAACCGAATCTTTAATTTTAAACTTGAATTTCGGCTCATAAAAATTCAATAAGCTCGAGTTCATTTCAAAAATTCGAATCAATTTCATCAAATATTGACAAAAACTCGAAATATGATCGGTTCATAAGTTGGATcgattaaatatataaataaacaCAAAATAATGAACATttacatataaatatatttataataaacaaattaaaaataatttgaagcTAATACTCGGCTTGTTAAAGAATTTTAATAACTTGAGCAGCTCCTAATGTAAGTTGGTTGTGATTTGATTGCAGATCAAGATATTATAAAACCGCAAGTTGCAGTTTGATTTTTATCCTTTAACCGAATCAAACCGCACAACAAACACCCTCATTTGAGCTCGACTTAATTATTACACTCATTTACAAATCTAATACGACAATCAACCAAAATTTGTCACTTAACTTTTAATCACGTTCTCATTACCTTGTGCACACAACAGAAAATTGAAATTGTATTTTCAGCTTAGATAATATATTTAGTCatattaattaatttagattATGAAATTGGTATTAAAAAATATAATGATTTACAAGAttgtaaaaatataataataataataatataatttttaaatttatgtCATATATTGTTCATAAATAATCATATAAATTCTTAATTTTAACAATCAGATCTTAGACCTTTCATTAAAATATAGGTTATATTTAGATACAAATCTAGCTATTCTCACTTATTTACGAAAAATTTAAGGATCATAATATCAGACGAGGAGTGAGTAAGGGTGAAACCACTATAAAACATTAATTCTTAACAAACAAGAAAAGCCATCCCACTATACTAGATCCACATTAAAAGAGCTGAAGCTATATGATGATGTTCTTGATCAAGTGAAGTAAGAGTAAGAACTATTTGATCCTACCTGCATGCATGTTAATGAACTCGGCTGCAGTCACTTAGCTAGTCATAGACCTACCATGACAGGCACAAATAATATATGTATCATGCTCTCAGTAGCATAAGATAGTTAATATAACATGCTGATATGAAGTCAATATATAGAACATAAGATAGTTATATAACACACATAAAATACCCATTGCACAGGTCATAAGATAGTCACAACACAAATAAACATCTGATAATGACACAAATCCATGCCAACATACCAACATTCAAGTCACAAACTACATCACAAAGCATACCAACACTTGAGTAACAAAGTACACATTCTGATGGCCAAATGTTCAACAAATAAAACTACATATAATCAGATACCTAATAGAAGAGTTCAAACAGACTTATTACTAGTTATGATAGATGATGTGATGTGCTTAATAATGTGGATTGACCACTTCACCATCACCAACAACAGGCTGGACTGTGATGTGTCTCTCCGGAAAGGCAACATCACCACCACCTGCATGTTTGATGAACTCAGCTGGAGTCATGGAAAAAGCATGGCAGGCACAAAGGATACGAGTTTCCTCCTGGTTGTACTTGGACAGATACCCATTTATCTTTCGCCCAGAGATGGTAGTATAAACATGTGGCATTTCTGAGACTTTCTTGAACTCTCTCCCATTAGCTCGGTTTTTGTCAGCTGATCCAATGTTTGCAGGGAATCCATGGCCTGTGATTTGTTTGTTCATTTAAATAGAATCATATAAATGAGAAAATTAATTTACAAAGATAAGAAGGCAATAACAGTGTAAATGTCAAACTGGAGTTGGTGAGGTTCTTCCAAATGACAGAAGATGATACTTTCAATGTCAATTCCACAGATCAAATATTATAGAGTAACAAACTCCTCATTTGTGTGCAGATATGGCATAATAAAGAACTAATTCGCGTAAACAAACCCTCTTTATGTTTTTCATGATCTATTATAATGTATCTGCTTAATTAATTTAGAGCAGTAACATTTTTCATCTATCTAAGATATGAAAAAACTAGATGTTCATGCTAAACATTTTTTGATACCCCGAGACTCCCAATTAAAATATCACACACACAAATAATTGGATACAAATGCGAAAAGAGTTGTCTTACAAGCACAAATAAGTGGCTAAAAAATACGAAAAGAAATGTATGTTACCTTCAATGATTTGATTTTGGAAGTAACTAATTGTTAAAGAGCCGCTGGAATGGAGGGACCTCCTGTTAGCATCCATAGGCGCACCAGTTAGTTTATGATTTCTCTGTGGATCCACACCAAATCTTCCATTCAAAGAAAGGCTCAGACTTAAATCAATTTCTTCAACTACAGCCTCCTTTCCTCTCATACTTGAACAAATAAAACACCAagataaattttatgagtaataaATGAATTGATATACAAATCGATAGAGTAACAAAAGTGATAGTAATACCTTGATGGGGATGCCAGGGGATTGATTGAATGAACCATAGTTAAATGTGAATACCTCTTTAATTAACTCTGGGTACTAACTGCAGTAGTCCTGCCACTCTAAAGAGTTGAAAACCTCATGTCAGCTAACTAGGTGCGTGGCAGTATGCTAAGAATTAACTAGTGACACGTATTGACACATTCCACGTCCTGAAACAGACATGTATCGAACTTATCTCTAACCTCTAACtcacttcttcaatgcccaagaCTCACATGTATTCTGTTTACAGATAAAACTGAGTAAATGTATTCCGTTTACAGACAAAAAATAGTAACTGAATGACATATAGTTAATTATGTATTGGTTACTGTTACAAAATTGAAACTCCCCTACATTTTACTGatttttataaattcctaaaataataatttcaatttttcttatTTAACATATTTACTACTTTTTTAATATCATCTCAATtgttattatttataatttttatgaTACATTCTAATTGATGACTTAAAAAAATGTTATAGTATTCTTTTTATGAAACTAATAGTGATACAACATCAATAACTTATCTTTATAGCCTTGTATGCATCTATTCAATAATATGTATTATTTGGATGTGCAATTTTTAAACATATTTGATTAAAAGATAAAAggaaatttataaaaattctaaGTTTTTTTATGATATTAATATCTTATGGAAAATATTTGTAACCATTAAAA harbors:
- the LOC141700514 gene encoding LRR receptor-like serine/threonine-protein kinase RPK2; this translates as MGHFKFYSPHKPFKFLIFFWVFASVFGSELSGPDSDKSALLEMKASVSDPTGMLSSWQSASVNHCSWFGVSCDANSRVLAVNVTGGGGNSGSFSCDKYAKFSIYGFGIRRVCSGNSVVLSGKISPGVVKLSELRVLSLPFNGLSGEIPGGIWGMEKLEVLDLEGNSIGGVLPSDIKGLRNLRVLNLGFNEIVGEIPSSLSGCGGLQVLNLAGNQLNGTIPVFLGKFGDLRGVYLSFNRLSGQIPPEIGFSCRKLEHLELASNYLVGGIPSSLGNCSMLQSLLLYSNILEEVIPMELGQLSKLQVLDVSRNSLSGMIPPELGKCSELSVVVFSNLWDPLSGGAESESDLSPTSGHMEFNFFQGTIPTGLVTLPKLKVLWAPRATLEGKLPSDWGTCNSLEMVNLAENYFMGEIPVGLTRCKGLYFLDLSSNRLTGGLVGSLQVPCMTLFDVSSNFLSGSMPLFNSSACPLIPSISHKSFEPYTPSTAYVSFLAYGARNATSFPSFGDVGNLAILHNFGGNNFTGGFSSVPISRERLGSHTVYAFLAGQNKMSGPIPGGLFGKCEMLKGFIVNVSGNELSGQFPPQIGSMCRSLIHLDTSRNQIAGAIPNFGGLVSLVALNLSWNRLQGAVPASLGQISNLKSISLAGNNLTGPVPASLWKLQSLEVLDVSSNSLSGEIPDTVVHLTNLTTLLLNNNKFSGQLPPGLANVTTLSVFNVSFNNLSGPVPLNSNSIKCNDLVGNPFLQPCRVYSLSGSSSDQQGGNFENDAASPSVSENSKKSSNNGFNSIEIASITSASAIVSVLLALIVLFFYTRKWHPKSRVGGSIRKEVTVFTDIGVPLSFENVVRATGSFNASNCIGNGGFGATYKAEISPGVLVAIKRLSVGRFQGVQQFDAEIKTLGRLRHPNLVTLIGYHASETEMFLIYNYLPGGNLEKFIQERSTRAVDWRILHKIALDIARALAYLHDQCVPRVLHRDVKPSNILLDEDFNAYLSDFGLARLLGTSETHATTGVAGTFGYVAPEYAMTCRVSDKADVYSYGVVLLELISDKKALDPSFSSYGNGFNIVAWACMLLRQGRAKEFFTAGLWDAGPHDDLVEVLHLAVVCTVETLSTRPTMKQVVRRLKQLQPASC